From a single Sphingobium lignivorans genomic region:
- a CDS encoding amidohydrolase family protein: MAAAFTLAPGSAAAQEKKAVEAVPERAGAYPAPARNGEGVGPFRKMVIRGVTLIDGSGAPPRGPVDIVIENNVIADIKPAGTPGLPLKEGREPRDFDYELDATGMFMTPGFIDMHVHGSSADKAPDLSYSYKLWLAHGVTTVRGVDLAPFEISLSERARSARNEIVAPRIFVYQRPGQGNGWTGGRANTPKKVREWIRWAAKQGIDGIKISANEDQPPEVLVAITDEAKKLNLGTVAHISQVGVARMSALEFGRAGLGTVTHYYGHFESMLKNGAIQNWPVDYNYMDEQDRFGNVANLAAESAEPGSEQWWDYLKEQKANNVTFDPTMTIYVAGRDLMRLRNADWHDKYTMPQLWQFYQSSRVNHGSYFFDWTTEIEVKWKNFYHKFMRLLNDYKTIGGRVTTGSDSGFIYQPYGFGYIQELELLQEAGFNPSQVITAATLNGALTLYEPKGQPVPPIGTVRVGKLADLVILKENPLQNLKTLYGTGALRLNEQTQQLERVGGVSYTVKDGIVYDAKKLLADVADMVRAEKRRMGMPEEGLPHP, from the coding sequence ATGGCCGCCGCATTCACGCTCGCACCGGGCAGTGCTGCCGCGCAGGAGAAGAAGGCCGTCGAGGCCGTGCCGGAGCGCGCAGGCGCCTATCCCGCGCCCGCGCGCAATGGCGAAGGCGTTGGGCCATTCCGCAAGATGGTGATTCGCGGCGTGACGCTGATCGACGGCTCGGGCGCTCCACCGCGTGGCCCGGTCGACATCGTGATCGAGAACAATGTCATTGCCGACATCAAGCCCGCCGGAACACCCGGACTGCCGCTCAAGGAAGGGCGCGAGCCGCGCGACTTCGACTATGAACTCGATGCCACGGGCATGTTCATGACGCCCGGCTTCATCGACATGCACGTACATGGATCGAGCGCGGACAAGGCCCCGGATCTCTCCTATTCATACAAGCTGTGGCTCGCGCATGGCGTGACCACCGTGCGCGGCGTCGATCTGGCACCTTTCGAAATCTCGCTCAGCGAGCGCGCACGCTCCGCCCGCAACGAGATCGTCGCCCCGCGCATCTTCGTCTATCAGCGCCCGGGACAGGGAAATGGATGGACCGGCGGACGCGCGAACACGCCCAAAAAGGTCCGCGAATGGATTCGCTGGGCCGCCAAGCAGGGCATCGACGGCATCAAGATTTCGGCCAACGAGGATCAGCCGCCCGAAGTCCTCGTCGCCATCACGGACGAAGCGAAGAAGCTCAATCTCGGCACCGTCGCGCACATCTCGCAGGTCGGCGTCGCCCGCATGAGCGCGCTGGAATTCGGTCGCGCCGGCCTCGGCACGGTGACCCATTATTATGGCCACTTCGAATCCATGCTGAAGAACGGCGCGATCCAGAACTGGCCGGTCGATTACAACTATATGGACGAGCAGGACCGCTTCGGGAACGTCGCCAATCTCGCGGCGGAAAGCGCGGAGCCCGGTTCCGAGCAATGGTGGGATTATCTCAAGGAGCAGAAGGCCAACAACGTCACCTTCGATCCCACGATGACCATCTACGTCGCCGGGCGCGACCTCATGCGCCTGCGCAACGCGGACTGGCATGACAAATATACCATGCCGCAGCTGTGGCAATTCTACCAGTCATCACGCGTGAACCATGGCTCCTATTTCTTCGACTGGACCACGGAAATCGAGGTCAAATGGAAGAATTTCTACCACAAGTTCATGAGATTGCTGAACGATTACAAGACGATCGGCGGGCGCGTGACGACGGGCTCCGACTCCGGCTTCATCTATCAGCCTTATGGCTTTGGCTATATCCAGGAATTGGAACTGCTGCAGGAAGCGGGCTTCAATCCCTCCCAGGTCATCACTGCCGCCACGCTCAACGGCGCCCTGACGCTTTATGAGCCCAAGGGCCAGCCCGTGCCGCCGATCGGGACGGTGCGGGTCGGCAAGCTGGCCGACCTCGTGATCCTCAAGGAAAACCCGCTGCAGAATCTCAAGACCCTGTACGGCACCGGTGCGCTGCGCCTGAACGAGCAGACCCAGCAGCTCGAACGGGTCGGCGGCGTCTCGTACACCGTGAAGGACGGCATCGTTTACGATGCCAAGAAGCTGCTTGCGGACGTCGCGGACATGGTACGCGCCGAGAAGCGCCGCATGGGCATGCCTGAGGAAGGCCTGCCCCATCCCTGA
- a CDS encoding proline racemase family protein, with translation MERLSVLDMHTCGEPVRIVTGGYPALVGDDILAKRRDARAHHDHLRRALMLEPRGHAGMYGVIPVAPTQPGAAAAALFTHNEGYSTMCGHATIALGKWLVESGQVTASGGNVSFGLELPCGVVEVTCLIREGQVVETSFVSVSAFLAGRDIALDVPGLGRVTCDLAYGGAYYLILPSSSLGIDLLNAPLAQLIELGTQMTAAGRAQLDIRHEEAPDLAFLYGTILIDDAAPDQPTFNLCVFAEGQIDRSPTGSGVTARLARDHARGLIAPGMTRRFAGPTGGAFSASVVSTEEADGRMTCRVRVAGQSSYTGTAEFQLREDDPLRYGFTLPARFADLPAL, from the coding sequence ATGGAGCGCCTCTCGGTTCTGGACATGCACACATGCGGGGAGCCTGTCCGCATCGTCACCGGCGGCTATCCCGCGCTGGTTGGCGACGACATCCTGGCCAAGCGACGCGACGCGCGGGCGCATCATGACCATCTCCGACGCGCGCTGATGCTCGAGCCTCGCGGTCATGCCGGCATGTATGGCGTGATCCCCGTCGCGCCGACACAGCCCGGCGCCGCGGCGGCCGCCCTCTTCACGCATAATGAGGGATACAGCACCATGTGCGGTCATGCGACCATCGCACTGGGCAAGTGGCTGGTCGAAAGCGGACAGGTGACCGCATCCGGTGGGAATGTAAGTTTCGGGCTGGAATTGCCCTGCGGCGTGGTCGAGGTGACATGCCTGATCCGGGAAGGCCAGGTCGTCGAGACGAGCTTCGTCAGCGTGTCGGCCTTTCTCGCCGGCCGCGATATCGCGCTGGATGTGCCGGGATTGGGTCGCGTCACATGCGATCTGGCTTATGGCGGGGCCTATTATCTCATCCTGCCCAGCTCATCGCTCGGCATCGATCTCCTCAACGCGCCATTGGCGCAACTGATCGAGCTTGGCACGCAAATGACCGCTGCGGGACGGGCGCAGCTCGACATCCGCCATGAGGAAGCGCCCGATCTTGCCTTTCTCTATGGCACGATCCTGATCGATGATGCGGCGCCGGATCAGCCCACGTTCAATCTGTGTGTCTTCGCGGAAGGCCAGATCGATCGCAGCCCGACCGGCAGCGGCGTCACGGCGCGTCTGGCGCGCGATCATGCGCGCGGGCTGATCGCGCCCGGCATGACCCGTCGCTTCGCCGGGCCGACGGGCGGGGCATTCAGCGCATCGGTCGTCTCCACCGAAGAGGCGGATGGGCGCATGACATGCCGGGTCCGCGTGGCCGGCCAGTCAAGCTATACCGGCACCGCGGAGTTCCAACTGCGGGAGGATGATCCGCTCCGCTATGGCTTCACGCTGCCGGCACGCTTTGCCGACCTTCCGGCACTCTGA
- a CDS encoding YkgJ family cysteine cluster protein, producing the protein MSAAPDLETALLGPVLADRACGDCVACCNVLTVDTPDFKKPAGTPCSHLTSKGCGIHAVRPHICRTWFCAWRRIAEMPDDARPDRSGLLVSLNFVREPRNCLEGVSINVRKLDGSDAIENGMAKAILDSLCDRLVPVWFSDGSRKMLMHPETDVARLVISGDPAPAHLEDEVAAWRERYAAFA; encoded by the coding sequence ATGTCCGCCGCGCCCGATCTGGAAACCGCCCTGCTCGGGCCCGTCCTTGCCGATCGCGCCTGCGGTGACTGCGTTGCGTGCTGCAATGTCCTCACGGTCGATACGCCCGATTTCAAGAAGCCGGCGGGAACGCCTTGTTCTCACCTGACTTCAAAGGGATGCGGGATCCATGCCGTGCGTCCTCACATCTGCCGGACGTGGTTTTGTGCCTGGCGCAGGATCGCGGAGATGCCTGATGACGCTCGTCCGGATCGATCCGGCCTCCTGGTCTCGCTCAATTTCGTGCGGGAACCGCGTAACTGTCTGGAAGGCGTTTCAATCAACGTCCGCAAGCTCGACGGCAGTGACGCGATTGAGAATGGCATGGCGAAAGCCATTCTCGACAGCCTGTGCGATCGCCTGGTCCCCGTCTGGTTCAGCGATGGATCAAGGAAGATGTTGATGCATCCCGAGACCGATGTCGCACGGCTCGTCATCTCGGGGGATCCGGCGCCCGCGCATCTGGAGGATGAAGTGGCGGCATGGCGCGAGCGCTATGCCGCTTTCGCGTAA
- a CDS encoding TonB-dependent receptor domain-containing protein encodes MGSTLLTTGALLLVATPSFAQTEEAAPQAGGSGEEIVITGSRLVRTDLTAPSPTTVMSSEDIALSGNVSLEKTLNEFPQLAAGNTSSANIGGGSGILTANLRGLGSTRTLVLVNGRRFVAASSAGEVDLASIPDALIKRAEIITGGASAVYGSDAIAGAVNFILNDTFEGLTMTAQTGITQYGDAASHKIDFTWGTQSDRSGVVLAATWAKQDQFDQSDRSWSRIPLGEVNGALVYAGSGNVPGTRVGLTAAQRASIVGVNMNPGGNCTSVTGITFDSSGTPQAYCAPESTYNYAPYMLLQRPQDRISLSALAHYDVTDRIQLYGETYYVNARNEYRLAPDAFTPVTPGAPSQTLLVPQYATNPGLSPSVRNFFINNAAIFDADGDGTAAVVGSGRRAEEVGTRDAFFERNSLAVTLGARGDMDLGAGKWNWDTFFQYHRNRTDSRYEGVVSQSRLSLGLNTMINSSGQVVCQTQTLGCVPVNIFGEGAISPEAAAFISPSRVSHDTFERYVAGGSLSGVLFNLPAGPVSMALGAEYREDRYNFVPSPQDIAGEYGPSSQSPLSGKIDVKEVFGELRVPLLSDMPFIDTLAIEGAARYSDYSTVGGVFTWKLGGEYAPVHWFRFRGAYNQAIRAPNIAELYGARTIGYVNGAVDFCARTSSTNDTRSAELKALCVATGVPAGDINTFEQQALGMNQESGGNPNLREEKSKTYTIGAVVSPPFLPGLNLTVDYWNVEIEDAITSINNAQTMAECAASLSPSSVACQNVLRLPSGQIDYVRVALSNIGAMKASGLDVQADYRMSLPSVLSLDGDASLSLQAVGSWMFERSLQTTSASGPLDCAGHYAGGCSSGSGGFIIPDFKLNVSARYASGPVTLTMQGRMIGAIKPYSGVTTVAGDIDPVWYFDLTSNVDVTGGLSVFGGINNLFNKKPPIFGTTYVGDANTDVTLYDIMGRRFFIGATMKF; translated from the coding sequence TTGGGTTCAACGCTCCTGACCACCGGCGCGTTGCTGCTGGTCGCCACGCCGTCCTTTGCTCAGACCGAGGAAGCGGCCCCTCAGGCCGGCGGTTCGGGCGAAGAAATTGTCATCACCGGTTCCCGACTGGTTCGCACGGATCTCACCGCGCCCAGTCCGACCACTGTCATGAGCTCCGAGGACATTGCCCTGTCGGGTAACGTCAGTCTCGAAAAGACGCTGAATGAGTTCCCGCAGCTTGCGGCGGGCAACACCTCCTCGGCGAACATCGGCGGCGGCTCGGGCATTCTGACCGCGAACCTGCGCGGCCTCGGATCGACCCGTACGCTGGTGCTGGTCAACGGGCGTCGCTTCGTGGCGGCGAGCTCCGCGGGCGAAGTCGACCTCGCGAGCATCCCTGATGCGCTCATCAAGCGCGCCGAGATCATCACCGGCGGCGCCTCGGCCGTCTATGGTTCCGACGCCATTGCCGGTGCGGTCAACTTCATCCTCAACGATACGTTTGAGGGTCTGACGATGACGGCGCAGACCGGCATCACGCAATATGGCGATGCGGCTTCGCACAAGATCGACTTCACCTGGGGTACGCAGAGCGACCGCAGCGGCGTCGTGCTTGCCGCCACCTGGGCGAAGCAGGACCAGTTCGACCAGAGCGATCGCTCCTGGTCGCGCATCCCGCTGGGCGAAGTGAACGGTGCGCTGGTCTATGCCGGCTCGGGCAACGTGCCCGGCACGCGCGTCGGCCTGACCGCCGCGCAGCGCGCATCCATCGTGGGCGTGAACATGAATCCGGGGGGCAACTGCACCTCGGTCACCGGCATCACCTTCGATTCGAGCGGGACGCCGCAGGCCTATTGTGCACCGGAAAGCACGTACAACTATGCGCCCTACATGCTGCTGCAACGTCCGCAGGACCGCATCAGCCTCTCGGCTCTCGCCCATTATGACGTGACCGACCGGATCCAGCTCTACGGCGAGACCTATTATGTGAACGCCCGCAACGAGTATCGGCTCGCGCCGGATGCGTTTACGCCCGTGACGCCCGGGGCGCCTTCCCAGACGTTGCTGGTCCCGCAATATGCGACCAACCCGGGCCTGAGCCCGTCAGTCCGCAATTTCTTCATCAACAACGCGGCGATCTTCGATGCGGATGGCGACGGCACGGCCGCTGTCGTCGGCTCGGGCCGTCGCGCGGAAGAGGTCGGCACGCGCGACGCGTTCTTCGAGCGCAATTCGCTTGCCGTCACTCTGGGTGCCCGGGGCGACATGGACCTCGGCGCCGGGAAATGGAACTGGGACACCTTCTTCCAGTATCACCGCAACCGCACGGACAGCCGCTATGAAGGCGTCGTTTCCCAGTCGAGGCTGAGTCTCGGCCTGAACACGATGATCAATTCGAGCGGGCAGGTGGTCTGCCAGACGCAGACGCTCGGTTGCGTGCCGGTGAACATCTTCGGCGAAGGAGCGATCTCGCCCGAGGCAGCGGCGTTCATTTCGCCAAGCCGGGTCTCGCACGACACGTTCGAGCGTTACGTGGCCGGCGGCTCGCTCAGCGGTGTCCTCTTCAATCTTCCGGCCGGCCCTGTCTCGATGGCGCTCGGTGCGGAGTATCGCGAGGACCGCTACAATTTCGTGCCCAGCCCGCAGGATATCGCGGGGGAATATGGTCCCAGCTCCCAGTCACCGCTGTCCGGCAAGATCGACGTGAAGGAAGTGTTCGGCGAGCTGCGCGTGCCGTTGCTCTCGGACATGCCGTTCATCGACACGCTGGCGATCGAAGGCGCAGCCCGCTATTCCGATTACTCGACCGTCGGCGGGGTGTTCACCTGGAAGCTCGGTGGCGAATATGCGCCAGTGCATTGGTTCCGTTTCCGCGGCGCCTATAACCAGGCCATTCGTGCTCCGAACATCGCCGAGCTCTATGGCGCGCGGACCATCGGTTATGTGAACGGTGCGGTCGACTTCTGCGCAAGGACCTCGTCGACGAACGACACCCGCAGTGCGGAACTCAAGGCGCTCTGCGTCGCCACCGGCGTGCCGGCTGGTGACATCAACACCTTCGAGCAGCAGGCGCTGGGCATGAACCAGGAGAGCGGCGGCAATCCCAATCTCCGGGAAGAGAAGTCGAAGACCTACACCATCGGTGCGGTCGTTTCGCCGCCGTTCCTGCCGGGTCTCAACCTCACGGTCGACTACTGGAACGTGGAGATCGAGGACGCGATCACCAGCATCAACAACGCCCAGACCATGGCCGAGTGCGCCGCAAGCCTCAGCCCGTCAAGCGTTGCATGCCAGAACGTCCTGCGTCTGCCGAGCGGCCAGATCGACTATGTCCGTGTTGCCCTGAGCAACATCGGTGCGATGAAGGCCAGCGGTCTTGACGTCCAGGCAGACTATCGCATGTCGCTGCCGTCCGTCCTCAGCCTGGATGGCGATGCGTCGCTGTCTCTCCAGGCCGTGGGCAGCTGGATGTTCGAACGCTCGCTGCAGACGACCAGCGCGTCCGGTCCGCTCGATTGCGCCGGCCACTATGCGGGCGGTTGCTCCTCGGGTTCGGGCGGTTTCATCATTCCGGACTTCAAGCTCAATGTCAGCGCTCGCTACGCCAGCGGTCCGGTGACACTGACGATGCAGGGCCGGATGATCGGCGCGATCAAGCCCTACTCGGGCGTCACGACCGTCGCCGGCGACATCGATCCCGTCTGGTACTTCGATCTCACCAGCAATGTGGACGTGACTGGCGGGCTTTCGGTGTTCGGAGGCATCAACAACCTCTTCAACAAGAAGCCTCCGATTTTCGGAACGACCTATGTGGGCGACGCCAACACCGACGTCACGCTCTACGACATCATGGGACGGCGCTTCTTCATCGGTGCCACGATGAAGTTCTGA
- a CDS encoding amidohydrolase family protein, which produces MKTTFSQRCSAVRRLAIAIGLTATTLTPISQSAQAQITATGVDPVLARTEGVGPYKRLVLRNAIMIDGTGAPAQGPVDIVISGDRIAEIKSIGAPKAIVESQRAAKGDYEIDLTGYYVMPGFIDTHVHLHSLEDDQKVPTNYILKLWMAHGVTTVREVGNNHPMEWSVDIKRRSAANEILAPRFDVYPMFQAIRRGALVNTAADARATIQEAKKRGADGIKFIGGAEDVLMAAIEEADKLDLRTTMHHAQPSVAYANVLTTSEVGLESMEHWYGLPEAMFADRQFQKWPNDFINNDEQMRFAESGRLWQQAAKPGSDKWNQVMDTLLERNFALSPTFTAYLTSRDFMRMSRAQWHEQYAMPGIWDYYKPSRHNHGSYWFDWTTEDEMDWKENYRLWMQFVNEYKNRGGLVSVGSDSGYIYNLYGFGYVQEMELLREAGFTPLEVIHAATQVGAKVLGHEDEIGTIRVGRKADFAIVKGNPLANMKLLYGTGTLNLNDETGKVERVGGITYTIKDGIVYDARQIRAEIRDMVAKAKAERGLPNGIMTIEDADLTGQ; this is translated from the coding sequence ATGAAGACGACATTCAGCCAGCGCTGCAGCGCTGTACGGCGCCTTGCCATCGCCATTGGCCTCACGGCCACGACATTGACGCCGATCTCGCAGAGCGCGCAGGCGCAAATCACGGCCACCGGCGTCGATCCGGTGCTGGCGCGCACGGAGGGGGTCGGCCCCTACAAGCGGCTGGTGCTGCGCAACGCCATCATGATCGACGGCACCGGCGCTCCGGCGCAGGGACCGGTCGACATCGTCATCTCGGGCGATCGCATCGCGGAGATCAAGAGCATCGGCGCGCCCAAGGCGATCGTCGAGAGCCAGCGCGCCGCCAAGGGCGACTATGAGATCGATCTGACCGGCTATTATGTGATGCCGGGCTTCATCGACACGCACGTCCATCTCCATTCGCTGGAAGACGACCAGAAGGTTCCGACCAATTATATTCTGAAGCTGTGGATGGCGCATGGCGTCACCACCGTGCGCGAAGTCGGCAACAATCATCCGATGGAATGGTCGGTCGACATCAAGCGGCGGAGTGCCGCGAACGAGATTCTGGCGCCCCGTTTCGACGTCTACCCCATGTTCCAGGCGATCCGCCGGGGTGCGCTCGTCAATACGGCGGCCGACGCGCGGGCGACCATCCAGGAGGCCAAGAAGCGCGGCGCGGACGGTATCAAGTTCATCGGCGGCGCCGAAGATGTGCTGATGGCGGCCATCGAGGAGGCCGACAAGCTGGACCTGCGCACCACCATGCATCATGCGCAGCCCAGCGTGGCCTATGCCAATGTGCTGACCACCTCGGAAGTGGGCCTTGAGTCCATGGAGCACTGGTACGGCCTGCCCGAAGCCATGTTCGCCGATCGGCAGTTCCAGAAGTGGCCGAACGACTTCATCAACAATGACGAGCAGATGCGCTTCGCCGAATCCGGCCGTCTCTGGCAGCAGGCCGCCAAGCCCGGTTCGGACAAGTGGAACCAGGTCATGGACACGCTGCTCGAGCGCAATTTCGCGCTGAGCCCGACGTTCACGGCCTATCTCACCAGCCGCGATTTCATGCGGATGAGCCGTGCCCAGTGGCATGAGCAATATGCGATGCCGGGCATCTGGGACTATTATAAGCCCAGCCGGCACAATCACGGCTCCTACTGGTTCGACTGGACCACGGAAGACGAGATGGACTGGAAGGAGAATTATCGTCTCTGGATGCAGTTCGTGAACGAGTACAAGAACCGCGGCGGCCTGGTCTCGGTCGGCAGTGACTCCGGCTACATCTACAATCTCTATGGCTTCGGCTACGTCCAGGAGATGGAGCTGCTGCGCGAGGCGGGTTTCACGCCGCTCGAAGTGATCCATGCCGCGACGCAGGTCGGCGCCAAGGTCCTCGGCCATGAGGACGAGATCGGCACGATCCGGGTAGGGCGGAAAGCGGACTTCGCCATCGTCAAGGGCAATCCCCTTGCGAACATGAAGCTTCTCTACGGCACCGGCACGCTCAACCTCAACGACGAGACCGGCAAGGTCGAGCGTGTGGGCGGCATCACCTACACGATCAAGGACGGTATCGTGTACGACGCCCGCCAGATCCGTGCCGAGATCCGCGACATGGTCGCCAAGGCCAAGGCTGAGCGCGGCCTGCCCAACGGCATCATGACGATCGAGGACGCCGATCTCACCGGTCAGTGA
- a CDS encoding M24 family metallopeptidase, producing the protein MKGVGVSALAAVPGMSPALAAPAPAKGASVTGAESAKLFLPPDEVAPATVDRLPLSWSKERTSRLCEMLKEQGFEGILLTNQWNIIYFTGLWHTTTERMIHCFIPTATGTPIWFYPALDRDLIQSWWYDDGGEMYFDWLDVEGTMVQEGKVAKGPTNDLWRWMLRHIKKRGYGGKKLAVDKELTPTAQTKVGEEIGTPMASAEQLCLYMRMRKTPLEIALTRRAYSYFDKIHAYARDLILTHGTDLMDFEVAHAARKFGVEIMMKDLAPDGKPHNAVGISVGVNCRAGQPTGYPHPNQFFYNRIQKGQALQVSGVVRIGGCGGECYRPYMIGPRTGHMEKIWTVTRDACLMQKDLSRKGTKCSDVAYDIHKFQVEQGVQKYVYHRPAHGEGMEGHQPPYLALGDHTVLDTGMMFSVEPGLFDPETGTGANFSDGFIVKDSGPSLQMSRLPWSEEWAWINI; encoded by the coding sequence ATGAAAGGCGTTGGCGTGTCGGCTCTTGCCGCCGTGCCGGGAATGAGCCCCGCGCTTGCTGCGCCGGCTCCCGCCAAGGGCGCTTCGGTAACCGGAGCGGAGTCCGCCAAGCTGTTTCTCCCACCCGATGAGGTGGCGCCTGCCACGGTCGATCGGTTGCCTCTTTCCTGGAGCAAGGAACGAACATCCCGGCTTTGCGAAATGCTCAAGGAGCAGGGCTTCGAAGGGATACTCCTCACCAACCAGTGGAACATCATCTACTTCACTGGTCTCTGGCACACCACGACGGAGCGGATGATCCATTGCTTCATCCCGACGGCCACAGGAACGCCGATCTGGTTCTACCCCGCACTCGACCGCGATCTCATTCAGTCCTGGTGGTATGACGATGGCGGGGAGATGTACTTCGACTGGCTGGATGTCGAAGGCACGATGGTCCAGGAAGGGAAGGTAGCGAAAGGGCCCACTAACGATCTTTGGCGCTGGATGCTCCGCCATATCAAGAAGAGGGGTTATGGGGGCAAGAAGCTCGCTGTCGACAAGGAACTGACCCCCACCGCCCAGACCAAGGTCGGGGAAGAAATCGGCACTCCGATGGCTTCGGCCGAACAACTCTGCCTCTACATGCGCATGCGCAAGACGCCGCTCGAAATTGCCCTCACGCGCAGAGCCTATAGCTACTTCGACAAGATCCACGCTTACGCTCGCGACCTCATCCTCACCCACGGCACCGATCTCATGGATTTCGAAGTGGCGCACGCCGCCCGGAAATTCGGCGTCGAGATCATGATGAAGGACCTCGCGCCGGACGGTAAGCCGCACAATGCAGTCGGCATCTCCGTCGGGGTCAATTGCCGGGCCGGCCAGCCCACCGGCTATCCCCATCCCAACCAGTTCTTCTACAATCGCATCCAGAAGGGCCAGGCCCTTCAGGTCTCGGGGGTCGTCCGGATCGGCGGCTGCGGCGGCGAATGCTACCGCCCCTATATGATCGGTCCGCGCACCGGTCACATGGAGAAGATCTGGACCGTCACACGCGACGCCTGCCTCATGCAGAAGGACCTTTCGCGCAAGGGCACGAAATGTTCCGACGTCGCCTATGACATCCACAAGTTCCAGGTGGAGCAGGGTGTCCAGAAATATGTCTATCACCGCCCCGCTCATGGCGAGGGCATGGAAGGCCACCAGCCGCCTTATCTCGCGCTGGGCGATCATACCGTGCTGGATACCGGGATGATGTTCTCGGTCGAGCCCGGTCTGTTCGATCCCGAGACGGGCACGGGCGCCAACTTCTCTGACGGATTCATCGTGAAGGACAGCGGGCCATCGCTTCAGATGTCCCGCCTGCCCTGGAGCGAGGAATGGGCCTGGATCAATATCTGA
- a CDS encoding efflux RND transporter periplasmic adaptor subunit, whose protein sequence is MHDATPPETPDALPARTARRMALTGAAVLLVIAAAGIAARQFGATEQRADVERAALPAVALVKPQPGKDTGQIVLPGVLEANNYAALYPRVDGYVRSWSADIGESVKAGQVLARIDAPEIAQALAEAKAGHRTALANQELAKTTAQRWSSMRKDGWVSAQALDEKSGDLAAKAAIAEAASASVHRLEALQRFTNIVAPFDGVVTSRSIEVGALARSSGAVDGPFYTIADVTRMRVFVQLPQSYSGAVHPGLKARMTLPEYPGETFEAVLVRSANAVDRRSGSVRIEFQAGNPKRALKPGAYAEVTIPVQNRTSTVRVPGSALIFGASGPHVAVVERGDRVRMKPVTLGRDDGQMVEIVAGLTRNEQVVDSPPEILETGDRVRVARSASAEAPAP, encoded by the coding sequence ATGCATGATGCCACCCCACCCGAAACACCCGACGCCCTGCCCGCACGCACAGCCAGACGGATGGCGCTCACCGGCGCGGCGGTCCTGCTGGTCATCGCAGCGGCGGGTATCGCAGCGCGGCAATTCGGCGCGACGGAGCAGCGGGCCGATGTCGAGCGGGCCGCGTTGCCGGCGGTCGCGCTGGTGAAGCCGCAGCCCGGGAAAGATACCGGACAGATCGTTCTTCCCGGCGTCCTCGAAGCCAATAATTATGCGGCCCTTTATCCCCGGGTGGATGGCTATGTCCGTTCATGGTCCGCCGATATCGGCGAAAGCGTGAAGGCTGGCCAGGTGCTGGCGCGGATCGACGCACCCGAAATCGCCCAGGCGCTCGCAGAGGCCAAAGCCGGCCATCGGACGGCGCTTGCCAATCAGGAACTGGCCAAGACGACCGCGCAGCGCTGGAGTTCCATGCGCAAGGATGGCTGGGTCTCCGCGCAGGCGCTCGACGAGAAGAGCGGCGATCTCGCGGCCAAGGCGGCGATTGCCGAAGCCGCGAGCGCTAGCGTGCATCGGCTGGAGGCCTTGCAGCGCTTCACCAATATCGTCGCACCCTTTGATGGCGTGGTGACGAGCCGCTCCATCGAGGTCGGGGCTCTGGCACGATCGAGTGGCGCCGTGGATGGGCCTTTCTATACGATCGCGGACGTGACGCGCATGCGCGTCTTCGTCCAGCTTCCGCAGAGCTACAGCGGTGCTGTCCATCCCGGCCTGAAGGCGCGCATGACACTGCCTGAATATCCGGGCGAGACGTTCGAGGCGGTGCTGGTGCGCAGTGCCAACGCGGTCGATCGGCGTTCCGGGTCGGTGCGGATCGAGTTCCAGGCCGGCAATCCGAAGCGAGCCCTCAAGCCGGGCGCTTATGCCGAAGTCACGATCCCGGTTCAAAACCGGACCAGTACGGTTCGGGTGCCGGGCAGTGCCCTTATCTTCGGCGCCAGTGGTCCGCACGTTGCGGTCGTCGAACGCGGCGACAGGGTGCGAATGAAGCCGGTCACGCTCGGCCGGGACGACGGGCAGATGGTCGAGATCGTCGCGGGGCTGACCAGAAACGAACAGGTGGTCGATTCTCCCCCGGAGATTCTCGAGACGGGGGATCGCGTCAGGGTGGCGAGGAGCGCGTCGGCGGAAGCGCCCGCGCCCTGA